A stretch of Brassica napus cultivar Da-Ae chromosome C6, Da-Ae, whole genome shotgun sequence DNA encodes these proteins:
- the LOC111197807 gene encoding polyadenylate-binding protein 6 has product MVDGKKLFVAKFINRDERAAMSGNQEFTNVYVKNLLESVTEDFLHTMFSQCGTFSSVVVMRDGMGRSRGFGFVNFCHLSMENHMDRRSCLLEGL; this is encoded by the exons ATGGTTGATGGCAAGAAACT GTTTGTGGCTAAGTTCATTAACAGGGATGAAAGAGCTGCTATGTCTGGGAATCAAGAGTTCACAAACGTTTATGTGAAGAATCTGCTCGAGAGTGTTACAGAGGATTTTCTCCATACGATGTTTTCTCAATGTGGGACGTTCTCTAGTGTTGTGGTTATGAGGGATGGTATGGGAAGATCGAGAGGTTTCGGATTTGTCAACTTCTGCCATCTCTCAATGGAAAACCACATG GATCGAAGAAGTTGTTTGTTGGAAGGGCTTTGA
- the LOC106404962 gene encoding protein JINGUBANG, producing the protein MPRSDRAREYSWNKSEENSLVGSIVQEEGNIYSLAATNDLVFTGSDNNHIRNWKNLNEFSEFKSNSGLVKAIVICREDNNKVFTGHQDGKIRVWKTSHKNPRVYTRAGSLPALKDVLKKSVKPSNYVEVRRRRTALWIKHSDAVSCLSLVEDQGLLYSASWDRTVKVWRIHDLKCLESIKAHDDAVNSVVAAGSGEGLVFTGSAEGTVKVWKREVRGKRTAHSLVQTLLKQESAVTALVTSHVAVYSGSSDGAVNYWEMGEKKVLKHCGVFKKHRLAVLCLAAAGELVFSGAADKKICVWRREGRVHSCVSVLTGHTGPVKCLAVAAPSGEEDEDGRDGRLIVYSGSLDKSVKVWRVPCHHM; encoded by the coding sequence atgccCCGTTCCGACCGGGCCCGGGAATATTCTTGGAATAAAAGCGAAGAAAACAGCCTGGTCGGGTCGATTGTTCAAGAAGAAGGCAACATTTACTCGTTAGCAGCGACAAATGATCTTGTGTTCACAGGATCGGACAATAATCACATTAGGAATTGGAAGAACCTAAACGAGTTTAGTGAGTTTAAATCGAACAGCGGTTTGGTGAAAGCGATAGTGATATGCCGTGAGGATAATAATAAGGTGTTCACGGGTCATCAAGACGGTAAGATCCGGGTCTGGAAAACCTCGCACAAGAACCCGCGAGTGTACACACGCGCCGGAAGCTTACCGGCTTTGAAAGACGTGTTGAAGAAGTCAGTGAAGCCGAGTAACTACGTGGAGGTGAGAAGACGTCGTACGGCGCTGTGGATCAAACACTCCGACGCCGTTTCATGTTTGAGTCTTGTGGAAGATCAAGGGCTGTTATACTCCGCCTCATGGGATCGGACGGTCAAGGTTTGGCGCATTCACGATTTGAAATGTTTGGAATCTATTAAAGCTCATGATGACGCCGTCAACTCCGTCGTAGCCGCTGGTTCCGGCGAGGGTCTTGTCTTCACTGGCTCGGCCGAGGGAACGGTTAAGGTTTGGAAACGGGAGGTTCGCGGGAAGCGTACTGCGCATAGTTTGGTTCAGACTCTGCTGAAACAAGAATCTGCTGTTACGGCTTTGGTTACTAGCCACGTGGCGGTGTATAGTGGTTCTAGCGACGGTGCTGTGAATTATTGGGAGATGGGAGAGAAGAAAGTGTTGAAGCATTGTGGTGTTTTCAAGAAGCATAGGCTTGCTGTGCTCTGCCTCGCGGCAGCTGGAGAATTGGTGTTTAGTGGTGCGGCGGATAAGAAGATATGCGTGTggaggagagaagggagagttCACTCGTGTGTGTCGGTTTTGACTGGTCATACCGGACCGGTTAAGTGTTTGGCGGTGGCTGCACCATCGGGAGAAGAGGACGAAGACGGAAGAGATGGGAGATTGATTGTCTATAGTGGAAGTCTTGACAAGTCGGTCAAAGTTTGGAGGGTGCCATGTCATCATATGTAA